Proteins found in one Triticum urartu cultivar G1812 chromosome 4, Tu2.1, whole genome shotgun sequence genomic segment:
- the LOC125551156 gene encoding signal recognition particle receptor subunit alpha-like: MLEELLIFTRGGLILWSLAGAAAALKGSPIDALIRSFLLEGRSASAGAGAGFTHGPHALRWTYDNALGLVFVAVYRRVLHLLYVDDLLAAVSAEFARIYNPSRVSYDEFGERFRQLHLEAEARASRPPPVSAKPAPASSPGALQPHGGVGGGGGGAAGGEKMGDESGKDDSDGEPSRQAKHSSAADGSFNGVEENSHAGHGGVVVEREEEGGPNNGAFNFENITKFLFPRNDKDKRNKPVHKDKKKPRPGRDKKPVPKDKKPSEKKLDYSNPAGHGGGAGEQTAVNQGKSMMDKDEAVRSTAKDGWFSSMFRSIAGSNAELKESDLQPALKSLKDQLMTKNVAEEIAEKLCESVATSLLGKKLGSFTRISSSVQAAMEEALVRILTPRRSIDVLRDVHAAKDRGTPYVIVFVGVNGVGKSTNLAKVAYWLLQHDLSVTLAACDTFRSGAVEQLRTHARRLQIPIFEKGYERDPAVVAKGAIQEATRNKSDVVLVDTAGRMQDNEPLMRALSKLINLNNPDLVLFVGEALVGNDAVDQLTKFSQKLTDLSTAPTARSIDGILLTKFDTIDDKVGAALSMVYVSGAPVMFVGCGQSYTDLKKLNVKSIVNTLLE, from the coding sequence ATGTTGGAGGAGCTGCTCATCTTCACGCGCGGCGGCCTCATCCTGTGGTCGCTGGCCGGCGCCGCCGCTGCGCTGAAGGGCTCCCCGATCGACGCACTCATCCGGTCCTTCCTCCTCGAGGGCCGCTCAGCCTCCGCCGGGGCCGGCGCCGGCTTCACCCACGGCCCGCACGCGCTCAGGTGGACCTACGACAACGCGCTCGGGCTCGTCTTCGTCGCCGTCTACAGGCGGGTGCTCCACCTGCTGTACGTCGACGACCTCCTGGCCGCCGTCAGCGCGGAATTCGCGCGGATCTACAACCCGAGCCGCGTGTCCTACGACGAGTTCGGGGAGAGGTTCCGGCAGCTCCATCTCGAGGCCGAGGCGCGCGCGTCCCGTCCGCCCCCCGTCTCCGCGAAGCCTGCTCCAGCTTCATCCCCTGGCGCTCTCCAGCCCCATGGTGGCgttggcggtggtggtggtggtgctgctgGTGGTGAGAAGATGGGTGATGAGTCTGGGAAGGATGACTCCGATGGTGAGCCTTCCAGGCAGGCCAAGCACAGCTCAGCAGCAGATGGTAGCTTCAATGGTGTGGAAGAGAATTCTCATGCCGGCCATGGTGGTGTTGTTGTGGAAAGGGAGGAGGAAGGAGGTCCCAACAATGGGGCTTTTAATTTTGAAAACATAACAAAATTCCTTTTTCCACGCAATGATAAAGACAAGCGGAATAAACCTGTGCACAAGGATAAGAAGAAACCGAGACCAGGGAGAGACAAGAAACCTGTACCCAAGGATAAGAAACCATCCGAGAAGAAGTTGGATTATTCCAACCCGGCGGGTCATGGCGGAGGGGCTGGGGAGCAGACGGCTGTCAACCAGGGGAAGAGCATGATGGATAAGGATGAAGCGGTGAGGAGCACAGCAAAGGATGGGTGGTTCTCCTCAATGTTCAGGAGCATTGCAGGTAGCAATGCAGAACTGAAGGAGTCTGATCTGCAACCTGCACTCAAATCTCTGAAAGACCAGCTCATGACCAAGAATGTAGCCGAGGAAATTGCAGAGAAACTCTGTGAATCAGTCGCAACCAGCCTCCTAGGCAAGAAGCTTGGATCGTTCACACGGATATCCTCTTCTGTTCAGGCAGCTATGGAAGAGGCTCTGGTTCGCATTTTGACCCCAAGGCGATCTATTGACGTACTGAGAGATGTTCATGCCGCCAAGGACCGTGGCACGCCGTATGTCATCGTCTTTGTTGGGGTTAATGGGGTAGGCAAATCCACTAACCTCGCAAAGGTCGCTTATTGGCTTCTTCAGCATGATCTTAGTGTCACGCTGGCAGCATGTGACACCTTTAGATCTGGCGCTGTTGAGCAGCTGCGCACACATGCTCGCAGGCTTCAGATTCCAATATTTGAGAAAGGATACGAAAGGGATCCAGCTGTAGTGGCGAAGGGTGCGATTCAGGAAGCCACCCGGAACAAATCAGACGTCGTTCTTGTCGACACCGCAGGGCGTATGCAAGACAATGAGCCACTCATGAGGGCACTCTCCAAGCTCATCAATCTCAATAACCCGGACCTGGTTTTGTTTGTGGGAGAAGCGCTGGTGGGAAATGATGCTGTTGATCAGCTCACCAAGTTTAGCCAGAAACTGACAGACCTTTCCACTGCTCCCACTGCTAGATCGATAGATGGCATCCTGCTTACCAAGTTTGACACCATTGATGACAAGGTTGGAGCAGCGCTTTCCATGGTGTATGTATCTGGAGCTCCTGTCATGTTCGTTGGCTGTGGTCAGTCTTACACTGACCTCAAGAAGCTCAACGTAAAATCCATTGTCAATACCCTCCTGGAGTGA